A section of the Chryseobacterium ginsenosidimutans genome encodes:
- the ruvC gene encoding crossover junction endodeoxyribonuclease RuvC encodes MIAEKIILGIDPGTTIMGFGIISVKKGKMEMVSIHELLLKKYPNHETKLKYIFDKTLALIDEFHPDEVALEAPFYGKNVQSMLKLGRAQGVAMAASLHRNIPITEYSPKKIKMAITGNGNASKEQVAGMLQSLLNLKEFPTKYLDASDGLAVAVCHHFNSGTIADTKSYTGWESFLKQNPGRMK; translated from the coding sequence ATGATTGCAGAGAAAATTATTTTAGGAATTGACCCGGGTACAACGATAATGGGTTTTGGAATTATTTCCGTCAAAAAAGGTAAAATGGAAATGGTTTCCATTCATGAATTGTTGCTGAAAAAATATCCGAACCACGAAACTAAGCTTAAATATATTTTTGATAAAACATTGGCCCTAATTGACGAATTTCATCCTGACGAAGTAGCGCTGGAAGCTCCTTTTTATGGGAAAAACGTTCAAAGTATGCTGAAACTTGGGCGCGCTCAAGGCGTTGCAATGGCTGCAAGTCTTCACAGGAATATTCCGATCACAGAATATTCTCCGAAAAAGATAAAAATGGCCATCACCGGAAACGGAAATGCAAGTAAAGAACAGGTTGCAGGGATGCTGCAGAGCCTGTTAAATTTAAAAGAATTCCCTACCAAGTATCTTGATGCTTCCGATGGTTTGGCGGTTGCTGTTTGCCATCATTTCAATTCCGGAACGATTGCCGATACAAAATCTTACACCGGCTGGGAAAGTTTTCTAAAACAGAACCCGGGCCGTATGAAATAG
- a CDS encoding diphthine--ammonia ligase encodes MKPKAIFNWSSGKDSAFALYKTLREDKFEIVSLLTSINKEFQRISMHGVHVSLLEKQAASLNFPLIKMELPKEPSMEEYREIMSKTMSEIQSQGITHSIFGDIFLEDLRKYREEQLQSIGMKAVFPLWKQNTTDLIHDFLDLGFKTVVTCVNETYLDKSFAGRIIDENFIKDLPENIDPCGENGEFHTFTFDGPIFRNPIQFEIGETVMKTYPKPKSDDDNDNGEYIFWFCDLILTQ; translated from the coding sequence ATAAAACCAAAAGCCATCTTCAACTGGAGCAGCGGAAAAGATTCTGCATTTGCTTTATACAAAACTTTACGGGAAGACAAATTTGAAATTGTTTCTTTACTCACAAGCATCAATAAAGAATTTCAGAGAATTTCCATGCACGGTGTTCATGTTTCCTTGTTGGAAAAACAAGCTGCAAGTTTAAATTTTCCTTTAATTAAAATGGAGCTTCCGAAAGAACCATCCATGGAAGAATACCGAGAAATCATGAGCAAAACCATGAGTGAAATACAATCCCAAGGGATAACTCATTCTATTTTTGGAGATATTTTTCTAGAAGATTTGCGTAAATATCGCGAGGAACAATTACAATCTATCGGAATGAAAGCAGTTTTTCCACTTTGGAAACAAAATACAACCGACCTCATCCATGACTTTCTAGATTTAGGCTTTAAAACAGTTGTAACTTGTGTGAACGAAACCTATCTTGATAAAAGTTTTGCAGGAAGAATTATTGATGAGAATTTTATTAAAGATTTACCCGAAAATATTGATCCTTGTGGAGAAAACGGCGAATTTCATACTTTCACTTTTGACGGACCAATTTTTAGAAATCCCATTCAGTTTGAAATTGGAGAAACAGTAATGAAAACATACCCGAAGCCAAAATCTGATGATGATAATGATAACGGAGAATATATTTTCTGGTTTTGCGATTTGATTTTAACACAATAA
- a CDS encoding M64 family metallopeptidase produces the protein MKKIILSLFLGSFSFAQVFETVPVLQNGANDKRINIAVLGDGFTAAQQSSFVTSAQSTVNYLFTKSPYTEYKNYFNAYAIKVLSPESGVKHPGTATDVTEPVFPVANPNNYFNSSFDNGVHRCYYGNTTKVTQVLAANLPDFDIAYILGNTPEYGGCGGTYVCI, from the coding sequence ATGAAAAAAATTATACTATCGCTTTTTCTCGGAAGTTTCTCTTTTGCTCAGGTTTTTGAGACGGTTCCTGTTTTACAGAATGGAGCTAATGATAAGCGTATCAATATCGCGGTTTTGGGAGATGGTTTTACAGCTGCACAACAAAGTTCATTTGTGACTTCTGCACAGAGTACGGTAAATTATCTCTTCACGAAAAGTCCTTACACGGAATACAAAAATTATTTCAATGCTTATGCCATAAAAGTATTATCGCCAGAATCTGGAGTGAAGCATCCGGGAACGGCTACTGATGTTACAGAACCTGTTTTTCCGGTTGCTAATCCTAATAATTATTTTAATTCGTCCTTTGATAATGGTGTACATAGATGTTATTACGGGAATACGACAAAGGTTACTCAGGTTTTGGCTGCCAATCTTCCGGATTTTGATATTGCTTATATTTTAGGAAATACACCGGAATATGGAGGCTGCGGCGGAACATACGTTTGCATATAA
- a CDS encoding DUF4407 domain-containing protein, with protein sequence MKNNQQTINQVNHKINWFQKFLMVCSGGNIHILRKTPSEWNKFAGIGGIVLFTAVFATLSAGYAMYTVFDDIWTAIGFGVLWGLMIFNLDRYIVSSIKKTGTWWNQILMSIPRLVLATFLGIIISKPLELKIFEKEVNKQLNTIIQRNKKQLQGEMSGRILQQSGPFETEKKQISDKIVNYQKSYDSASVELEKEILGKQSGLTSGKEGFGPNAKRKQELKEQRRQDLENYQKQVASRMDYLDKEISKVYTNLETERKSTETFEDKFNGFAARLQALDELGKNSAIIGLAATFIMGLFICLEISPVLVKLISYVGPYDYLLEKTENDFRLYSKEKVEKGNALTDFRIDDFKDNLHK encoded by the coding sequence ATGAAAAATAACCAACAAACTATAAATCAGGTGAATCATAAAATAAATTGGTTCCAAAAGTTTCTGATGGTATGCTCCGGAGGAAACATTCATATTTTGAGAAAAACACCAAGTGAATGGAACAAATTTGCAGGAATTGGCGGGATTGTTCTTTTTACGGCTGTTTTTGCAACACTTTCTGCAGGATATGCCATGTACACTGTTTTTGATGACATTTGGACAGCAATCGGTTTTGGTGTTTTGTGGGGCTTAATGATCTTTAACCTTGACCGTTATATTGTTTCATCAATCAAAAAAACAGGAACTTGGTGGAATCAGATTCTGATGTCAATTCCGAGATTAGTCTTGGCCACTTTTTTAGGAATTATTATTTCTAAGCCTTTAGAACTTAAAATTTTTGAAAAAGAAGTTAATAAACAATTAAATACCATTATCCAAAGGAATAAAAAACAGCTTCAAGGTGAAATGAGCGGAAGAATTCTTCAGCAAAGCGGGCCTTTCGAAACAGAAAAAAAACAGATTTCCGATAAGATTGTCAATTATCAAAAATCTTATGATTCAGCATCTGTAGAACTTGAAAAAGAAATTTTAGGAAAACAATCCGGCTTAACAAGTGGAAAAGAAGGTTTCGGGCCTAATGCAAAACGCAAACAGGAATTGAAAGAACAAAGACGGCAAGATCTTGAAAATTACCAAAAACAGGTTGCTTCAAGAATGGACTATTTAGATAAAGAAATTTCAAAAGTCTACACCAATCTAGAAACTGAACGTAAATCTACTGAAACATTTGAAGATAAATTCAATGGCTTTGCAGCAAGACTACAGGCTTTGGATGAGTTGGGGAAAAATTCAGCAATTATTGGCTTGGCAGCGACTTTTATTATGGGGCTTTTCATCTGTCTGGAAATTTCACCGGTTTTAGTAAAATTAATTTCTTATGTTGGACCTTATGATTATTTATTAGAAAAAACAGAAAATGATTTCCGGTTATATTCCAAAGAAAAAGTTGAAAAAGGAAATGCCTTAACCGATTTCAGGATTGATGACTTCAAAGATAATTTACATAAATAA
- a CDS encoding PadR family transcriptional regulator: MKKNSLYKGTLQNIILKLLSKEVKMYGYQITQRAKELTEGELEMTEGALYPLLHKLEANGIIISEIQEINGRNRKYYLLTEKGKKQQVEQEREMKNYLFNLNTIFNI; the protein is encoded by the coding sequence ATGAAAAAGAACAGCCTTTATAAAGGAACGCTCCAGAACATTATTTTAAAACTACTTTCAAAAGAAGTAAAAATGTACGGATATCAGATTACTCAACGTGCTAAAGAACTTACGGAAGGCGAGCTGGAAATGACGGAAGGCGCACTGTATCCGCTTTTGCATAAACTGGAAGCAAACGGAATAATCATCTCTGAAATTCAGGAAATTAACGGCAGAAACCGAAAATATTATCTTTTAACAGAAAAAGGAAAAAAACAGCAAGTAGAACAAGAACGGGAAATGAAAAATTATTTATTTAATCTAAACACAATTTTTAATATATGA
- a CDS encoding 2'-5' RNA ligase family protein has protein sequence MKKLYFIAIYPPQEIIEEVKIFKKDLAENYDNSKALKNNAHITLFPPFSRELELENDIHEAFQKIDTTISPFEVQLNGFGSFANPKNPVLFVQPEYNRHLNDLHLRVLQKFSFMKYSFNPHITVGYRNLSYENFLKAWEIYKDKEYKTKFIVDKIILLRHDYNWIPIAEKKLGII, from the coding sequence ATGAAAAAATTGTATTTCATTGCTATTTATCCACCACAGGAAATTATTGAAGAAGTAAAAATTTTCAAGAAAGATCTTGCTGAAAATTATGACAATTCAAAAGCATTGAAGAATAATGCCCACATTACTTTGTTCCCTCCGTTTTCAAGAGAGCTAGAATTGGAAAATGATATTCATGAAGCTTTTCAGAAAATTGACACTACTATTTCTCCTTTTGAAGTACAGCTTAATGGCTTCGGAAGTTTTGCCAATCCTAAAAACCCGGTTCTCTTTGTACAACCGGAATACAATCGTCACTTGAATGACCTTCATCTAAGAGTTCTTCAGAAATTTAGTTTTATGAAATATTCCTTCAATCCACATATAACAGTCGGTTACAGGAATCTGAGCTATGAGAATTTTCTTAAAGCCTGGGAAATTTATAAAGACAAAGAATATAAAACTAAATTTATAGTTGATAAAATAATCCTGCTTCGTCACGACTATAACTGGATTCCGATTGCAGAGAAAAAGCTAGGAATTATTTAA